From a region of the Acidobacteriota bacterium genome:
- a CDS encoding type II toxin-antitoxin system Phd/YefM family antitoxin — protein MKTARVIPAGTFKAKCLALLDEVAETGRPIVVTKRGRPVARVTAAAPEAIRSLKGSVRRERDLVRPTGEVWRAAR, from the coding sequence ATGAAGACCGCACGTGTCATTCCGGCGGGAACCTTCAAGGCGAAGTGCCTCGCGCTGCTCGACGAGGTCGCCGAGACGGGCCGCCCGATCGTCGTCACGAAACGCGGCCGGCCCGTCGCCCGGGTCACGGCCGCCGCGCCCGAGGCCATCCGCAGCCTCAAGGGCAGCGTTCGGCGCGAGCGCGACCTCGTGCGCCCGACCGGCGAGGTCTGGCGCGCCGCCCGGTGA
- a CDS encoding TIGR00730 family Rossman fold protein, giving the protein MPADPAARANLEKILASPTYVRAQEDLGFLARREQRGVRLMLELEKADFQMDQEGVRTTVVVFGGARLTEGDRWYAEAREFGRIVSTTCQANGMCDFVVTTGGGPGAMEAANRGAWDVGAKTVGFNIQLPHEQYPNPYITPSLCFQFHYFGIRKMHLLMRARALVAFPGGFGTLDELFETLTLVQTGKMKHLPIVLVGRDYWEKLINWKFLVEEGGIAPEDLDLISFAEGGAEAWAAIVDFYSRHPALPGPLLR; this is encoded by the coding sequence ATGCCGGCCGACCCGGCCGCGAGGGCGAACCTCGAGAAGATCCTCGCCTCGCCGACCTATGTCCGGGCGCAGGAGGACCTCGGGTTCCTCGCGAGGCGCGAGCAGCGCGGAGTCCGTCTCATGCTCGAGCTGGAGAAGGCCGACTTTCAGATGGACCAGGAAGGCGTCCGAACGACGGTCGTCGTCTTCGGCGGCGCCCGCCTGACGGAAGGCGACCGCTGGTACGCAGAGGCGCGGGAGTTCGGGCGCATCGTCTCGACGACCTGCCAGGCGAACGGCATGTGCGATTTCGTCGTCACGACGGGCGGGGGCCCGGGCGCGATGGAGGCCGCGAACCGCGGCGCGTGGGACGTCGGGGCCAAAACGGTCGGCTTCAACATCCAGCTCCCGCACGAGCAGTACCCGAACCCGTACATCACACCGTCGCTCTGCTTCCAGTTCCATTACTTCGGCATCCGCAAGATGCACCTGCTCATGCGGGCCCGGGCGCTCGTGGCCTTCCCGGGCGGCTTCGGGACGCTGGACGAGCTCTTCGAGACGCTGACGCTCGTCCAGACCGGGAAGATGAAGCACCTCCCGATCGTCCTCGTCGGCCGGGACTACTGGGAGAAGCTCATCAACTGGAAGTTCCTCGTCGAGGAGGGCGGAATCGCGCCCGAGGATCTCGATCTCATCTCCTTCGCCGAGGGCGGCGCCGAGGCCTGGGCCGCGATCGTCGACTTCTACTCCCGGCATCCCGCCCTCCCGGGCCCGCTCTTGCGCTGA
- a CDS encoding type II toxin-antitoxin system VapC family toxin encodes MILLDTHAWVWWAAETPRRLSARARRAIADSPAVGVSAISTWEVAMLVAKGRLELDRDVLVWIRQALALPRVTLVPLTPEIAVRSTRLGDGFPGDPADRILVATARELGAAFVTRDEALRRAEGVRTIW; translated from the coding sequence GTGATCCTCCTCGACACGCACGCGTGGGTCTGGTGGGCGGCCGAGACGCCCCGGCGCCTCTCCGCGCGGGCCCGCCGCGCGATCGCGGACTCCCCCGCGGTCGGAGTGAGCGCCATCTCCACCTGGGAGGTCGCCATGCTCGTCGCGAAAGGCCGGCTCGAGCTGGACCGCGACGTCCTCGTCTGGATCCGTCAGGCGCTCGCGCTGCCGCGCGTGACGCTCGTGCCGCTCACTCCGGAGATCGCGGTCCGCTCGACTCGTCTCGGGGACGGCTTTCCGGGCGACCCCGCGGATCGGATCCTCGTCGCCACGGCCCGAGAGCTCGGCGCCGCGTTCGTCACGAGGGACGAGGCCCTCAGGAGGGCGGAGGGCGTCCGGACGATCTGGTGA
- a CDS encoding TatD family hydrolase, protein MPAEYADSHGHLTMVFDGGEMKNAPRAPRPDEAKLLVTRANDAGVTRILVPSTDREDQRRAVETAERFDGVYAAVGFHPHEAKEFDEDRDLKLFEELCASKKVVAVGEIGLDYHYDHSPRDVQKRVVAAQLRFAKSRNLPVLLHNRLSEADLLPILEAEYPGTPEAPRGVFHSFCADVATGEQALALGYLVSFSGMLTFKTADNVREAAAALPLASTLLETDAPYLAPAPFRGKPNESSYLPRTAARLAEVKGVSVDEVARVTTENFKRLFRVS, encoded by the coding sequence ATGCCGGCCGAGTACGCGGACTCGCACGGCCATCTCACGATGGTCTTCGACGGCGGCGAGATGAAGAACGCGCCCCGCGCCCCGCGCCCCGACGAGGCGAAGCTCCTCGTGACGCGCGCGAACGACGCGGGCGTCACGCGCATCCTCGTTCCGTCGACCGACCGCGAGGACCAGCGGCGCGCCGTGGAAACCGCCGAGCGTTTCGACGGCGTGTACGCCGCCGTGGGCTTCCACCCGCACGAGGCCAAGGAGTTCGACGAGGACAGGGACCTGAAACTCTTCGAAGAACTCTGCGCGTCGAAGAAGGTCGTCGCCGTGGGGGAGATCGGCCTCGACTACCACTACGACCACTCGCCGCGCGACGTGCAGAAGCGCGTCGTCGCCGCGCAGCTGCGCTTCGCGAAGAGCCGGAACCTCCCGGTCCTCCTCCACAACCGGCTGAGCGAGGCGGACCTCCTGCCGATCCTCGAGGCCGAGTATCCCGGCACGCCGGAGGCGCCGCGCGGCGTTTTTCACTCTTTCTGCGCAGACGTCGCGACAGGGGAGCAGGCGCTCGCGCTCGGCTACCTCGTGAGCTTCTCCGGGATGCTCACGTTCAAGACCGCCGACAACGTGCGCGAAGCGGCGGCCGCGCTGCCGCTCGCCTCGACGCTGCTCGAGACGGACGCGCCGTACCTCGCGCCGGCGCCGTTCCGCGGCAAGCCGAACGAGTCGAGCTATCTCCCGCGCACGGCCGCGCGCCTCGCCGAGGTCAAGGGCGTTTCCGTCGACGAGGTCGCGCGCGTGACGACGGAGAACTTCAAGCGGCTCTTCCGCGTGTCCTGA
- a CDS encoding tetratricopeptide repeat protein: MTRTRVPALLAAALAAALTGCVSTEGTPGFAVSPKSWNAGLERRGVDPAEAPNPMAATPAIEAAALAIGGVGRDEDRLEHLRSALIDGGSWTFEYERNSTFSATDAFEKRRGNCVSFTNLFIAMGRSLGIRLHAALVSTRGTSERQGDLIVTYNHMIAVYMEVNGRSAKVYDFYRMADQLTGRLTLLDDYMVAAIRASNDGIAHLGKGEFQEALHDLEIAVKLGPGLGSLYANLGLAKWRNGDVPGAFAALRKGLEVEPGSPPLLQNLAALYVEEGKAAEARAALGALDLRRASPYALIVRGDLELRAGSPATAIRNYREAASLDPKLADPWLAIARAELARGRPDAARKAAQKALKRDPSSAEAQHLADAPR, from the coding sequence GTGACTCGCACGCGCGTCCCCGCCCTCCTTGCCGCCGCGCTCGCCGCGGCCCTGACCGGCTGCGTCTCGACCGAGGGGACACCGGGCTTCGCGGTGAGCCCGAAGAGCTGGAACGCGGGCCTCGAGCGCCGCGGCGTCGACCCCGCCGAGGCGCCGAACCCGATGGCCGCGACGCCGGCCATCGAGGCCGCCGCGCTGGCCATCGGCGGGGTCGGACGGGACGAGGACCGGCTCGAGCACCTGCGCTCCGCGCTCATCGACGGAGGCTCCTGGACGTTCGAGTACGAGAGGAATTCCACGTTCTCCGCGACGGACGCCTTCGAGAAGCGGCGCGGGAACTGCGTCTCCTTCACGAACCTCTTCATCGCGATGGGGCGCTCGCTCGGCATCCGCCTGCACGCGGCGCTCGTCTCGACGCGGGGGACGTCCGAGCGCCAGGGCGACCTCATCGTCACGTACAACCACATGATCGCCGTGTACATGGAGGTGAACGGCCGCAGCGCGAAGGTCTACGACTTCTACCGGATGGCCGACCAGCTCACGGGGCGCCTGACCCTTCTCGACGACTACATGGTCGCCGCCATCCGCGCGAGCAACGACGGCATCGCGCACCTCGGAAAGGGCGAGTTTCAGGAGGCCCTGCACGACCTCGAGATCGCCGTGAAGCTCGGGCCGGGGCTGGGGTCCCTCTACGCGAACCTCGGCCTCGCGAAGTGGAGGAACGGCGACGTCCCCGGGGCCTTCGCCGCGCTCCGGAAAGGGCTCGAGGTCGAGCCCGGCTCTCCTCCGCTCCTCCAGAATCTCGCGGCGCTGTACGTCGAGGAGGGCAAGGCCGCCGAGGCGCGGGCGGCGCTGGGCGCGCTCGACCTGCGCCGCGCCTCGCCGTACGCGCTCATCGTGCGCGGCGACCTGGAGCTCCGCGCCGGCAGCCCGGCCACCGCGATCAGGAACTACCGCGAGGCCGCGTCGCTCGACCCCAAGCTCGCGGACCCGTGGCTCGCGATCGCGCGCGCCGAGCTCGCGCGGGGCCGCCCGGATGCCGCGCGGAAGGCCGCGCAGAAGGCGCTCAAGCGCGACCCGTCGAGCGCCGAGGCTCAGCATCTGGCGGATGCGCCACGCTGA
- a CDS encoding metallopeptidase family protein has translation MARPPRLTRAEFEKLVEKAIAELPEEFRSRIENVVIAVEDEPTDEDYELTDTPDDEDLFGIYRGAMRTEMSWDVLPELPPQVVVFRGPILRNTDTSREAVREIKDTIVHELGHYFGLEDDEMPY, from the coding sequence GTGGCCCGCCCGCCCCGCCTGACGAGAGCCGAGTTCGAGAAGCTCGTCGAGAAGGCGATCGCCGAGCTGCCCGAGGAGTTCCGCTCGCGGATCGAGAACGTCGTCATCGCGGTCGAGGACGAGCCGACGGACGAAGACTACGAGCTGACGGACACCCCGGACGACGAGGACCTCTTCGGCATCTACCGCGGGGCGATGCGCACGGAGATGTCGTGGGACGTCCTGCCCGAGCTCCCGCCGCAGGTCGTCGTCTTCCGCGGCCCGATCCTCCGCAACACGGACACGAGCCGCGAGGCCGTTCGCGAGATCAAGGACACGATCGTCCACGAGCTCGGCCACTACTTCGGGCTCGAGGACGACGAGATGCCGTACTGA